In the Limanda limanda chromosome 1, fLimLim1.1, whole genome shotgun sequence genome, one interval contains:
- the itih2 gene encoding inter-alpha-trypsin inhibitor heavy chain H2, translating to MRRLLLLLLGLLLLHQGHCFEFVIDGEWEDDSSDVEVPPGRHKRAILTSEEQEDFEAIRGDDITVKSYKMESRITSRFAHTTVRSSVVNSASTAQSIGFNVQIPKRAFITNFTMNVNGIIFVGSVMEKTVARNLYAQARARGKAAGIVRANSQDMETFKTEVHVPPGSHIEFELHYQEMMTRKLGFYEHSLYLQPGRLVPQFQVDVYIYEPKGISTVETPNTLGSQFSDFIKVTSSKDKAHVVFKPNLQQQRKCENCSGSAVDGVFTVKYDVTRDGNAGELQVSDGHFVHFFAPSNMSPLPKNIVFVIDVSGSMWGVKMKQTVEAMQAILDDMTIDDHFSIVDFNHNVRCWNEELVQGSSIQVADAKKYIQSIKPNGGTNINEALMRAVQMLVRATNQGIIDARSVSMIILVSDGDPTVGEIKLSTIQKNVKRVMRDDFSLFSLGIGFDVDYDFLERIAMENRGMAQRIYANHDAAEQLRAFYSQVSSPLLRRIDIQFPSDSVSDVTQNRFDKYFSGSELVVAGKVLPSESGTLTSFTTAKAARLDITLETEADMAQLDMELAKQQHSFTGFARQMWAYITVKQLISERSLAPTAVKKRKITQQIMALAVQHQFVTPLTALLVESEDPKERLLADSPKDPKHGCCSGMGGGSPSNGLAPRQIVYQRPPWVQPTTLTPPMQVEKGPLEYILPEQVTSVDNDPHFIVHLPTSNMDVCFNIDSKPGHILNLVSDAGAGLVVNGQLIGSKKVHKNHLSTYFGTISVYYQPDGLSVTVGTDSISMTDGSNNHTFTWGATAEISQDGVRISIVKNSHVTVTVNNDIQVMVLLHRVWKKNPVSVDFLGLYIPNTNQYSPLVHGLIGQFSREPEVSVHGVHEGVDPLKKEATMEVKGNQLQVTRGWQKDYRRDNKRGSNVYCWFIHNSGKGFIDGHYTDYIVPNLDSFLQTL from the exons ATGAggcgactgctgctgctgctcctggggctgctgctgctccaccaggGCCACTGCTTTGAGTTTGTGATCGATGGAGAATGGGAGGACGACTCA TCGGATGTTGAGGTTCCTCCGGGGAGACACAAG agagcCATACTGACCAGCGAGGAGCAGGAAGACTTTGAA GCCATCCGTGGAGATGACATCACCGTCAAGAGCTACAAGATGGAGAGCCGCATCACGTCCCGCTTCGCCCACACCACCGTCAGGAGCTCCGTGGTCAACTCGGCCTCCACGGCCCAGAGCATCGGCTTCAACGTGCAGATCCCCAAACGGGCCTTCATCACCAACTTCACCat gaatGTGAACGGGATCATCTTCGTGGGCTCGGTGATGGAGAAGACCGTCGCCAGGAACCTGTACGCTCAGGCCCGAGCCAGAGGCAAGGCAGCGGGGATCGTCAG GGCCAATTCCCAGGACATGGAGACCTTCAAGACAGAAGTCCACGTTCCTCCAGGCAGCCACATCGAGTTTGAGCTCCACTACCAGGAGATGATGACGAGGAAGCTGGGTTTCTACGAGCACTCGCTGTACCTGCAGCCCGGCCGGCTGGTGCCTCAGTTCCAG GTGGACGTGTACATCTACGAGCCAAAGGGAATTTCCACAGTGGAAACACCAAACACGCTCGGCTCACAGTTTTCAGACTTCATCAAAGTGACGTCCAGCAAAGACAAG GCTCACGTGGTCTTCAAGCcgaacctgcagcagcagaggaagtgtGAGAACTGCAGCGGCAGCGCAGTCGATGGCGTCTTCACGGTGAAATACGACGTGACCAGAGACGGTAACGCTGGAGAGCTGCAGGTCTCCGACGGCCATTTTGTCCACTTCTTCGCTCCGTCCAACATGTCCCCCCTCCCcaaaaacattgtgtttgtcATTGACGTCAGCGGCTCCATGTGGGGCGTGAAGATGAAGCAG ACGGTGGAGGCCATGCAGGCCATTCTGGATGACATGACAATAGACGACCACTTCAGCATCGTGGACTTCAACCACAACGTGCGCTGCTGGAACGAGGAGCTGGTGCAGGGCTCGTCCATCCAGGTCGCCGACGCCAAGAAGTACATCCAGAGCATCAAGCCCAACGGAG gcACCAACATCAACGAGGCCCTGATGAGAGCGGTTCAGATGCTGGTGCGGGCGACCAACCAGGGGATCATCGACGCCCGCTCCGTCTCCATGATCATCCTGGTGTCGGACGGGGATCCCACCGTGG GAGAAATCAAGCTCAGCACCATCCAGAAGAACGTGAAGCGAGTGATGAGGGACgacttctctcttttctcgCTGGGCATCGGGTTCGACGTGGACTACGACTTCCTGGAGCGCATCGCCATGGAGAACCGGGGCATGGCCCAGAGGATCTACGCCAACCACGACGCCGCCGAGCAGCTGCGG gcgTTCTACAGCCAGGTGTCCTCCCCCCTGCTGAGGAGAATCGACATCCAGTTCCCGTCGGACTCCGTGTCCGACGTCACCCAGAACCGCTTTGATAAATACTTCAGCGGCTCGGAGCTGGTGGTGGCCGGGAAGGTGCTTCCGTCCGAGAGCGGCACGCTGACCAGCTTCACCACGGCCAAAGCT GCCCGGCTGGACATCACCCTGGAGACGGAGGCCGACATGGCGCAGCTGGACATGGAGCTGGCCAAGCAGCAGCACTCGTTCACGGGCTTCGCCAGGCAGATGTGGGCCTACATCACCGtcaagcagctgatctctgagag gtcTCTGGCTCCGACCGCCGTCAAGAAGAGGAAGATCACCCAGCAGATCATGGCTCTGGCCGTGCAGCATCAGTTTGTGACGCCGCTCACCGCTCTGCTGGTGGAGAGCGAGGACCCCAAGGAGAGGCTGCTGGCCGACTCCCCGAAGGACCCCAAGCACGGCTGCTGCTCAG GAATGGGAGGGGGCTCACCGTCCAATGGTCTTGCTCCACGGCAGATCGTCTATCAGCGCCCACCCTGGGTCCAGCCTACCACTCTGACCCCCCCGATGCAGGTTGAGAAGGGTCCATTGGAGTACATTCTGCCTGAGCAGGTTAcctcag TGGACAACGACCCTCACTTCATCGTCCACCTGCCCACGAGCAACATGGACGTCTGCTTCAACATCGACTCCAAACCCGGTCACATCCTCAACCTGGTGTCCGACGCCGGAGCAG GCCTGGTGGTGAACGGTCAGTTGATCGGCTCCAAGAAGGTTCACAAAAACCACCTCAGCACGTACTTCGGCACAATCTCCGTCTACTACCAGCCCGACGGGCTCAGCGTGACCGTCGGCACCGACAGCATCTCCATGACCGACGGCAGCAACAACCACACGTTCACCTGGGGCGCCACGGCCGAGATCTCACAGGACGG ggtgaGGATTTCCATTGTGAAGAACTCGCACGTCACCGTCACAGTGAACAACGACATCCAGGTGATGGTGTTGCTGCATCGTGTGTGGAAGAAAAACCCCGTCAGCGTGGACTTCCTGGGGCTCTACATCCCCAACACCAACCAGTACTCGCCTCTGGTGCACGGCCTCATCG gTCAGTTCTCCAGAGAGCCTGAAGTGAGCGTGCACGGCGTCCACGAGGGAGTCGACCCTCTGAAGAAGGAGGCCACCATGGAGGTGAAGGGCAACCAGCTGCAAGTCACCAG gGGCTGGCAGAAGGACTACAGGCGTGATAACAAACGCGGCTCTAACGTTTACTGCTGGTTCATCCACAACAGCGGGAAGGGCTTCATCGACGGCCACTACACCGACTACATCGTCCCAAACCTCGACAGCTTCCTTCAGACGCTCTGA
- the kin gene encoding DNA/RNA-binding protein KIN17 codes for MGKADFLSPKAIGNRIKSKGLQKLRWYCQMCQKQCRDENGFKCHCLSESHQRQLLLASEDPNKFMDFFSDEFKKGFLELLSRRFGTKRVQNNIVYNEYISDREHVHMNSTQWETLTDFTKWIGREGFCKVDETPKGWYVQYIDRDPETIRRQEEQARKKKQELDDEERSARFIEEQVRRGLGDKEPEENPVFTDLKRESEEEKVAFNLGASSSVAGPSKSKSSSVFGATAKKSAVSSSTKRKDVPSSSDTRSEKKKKKSALEEIMEMEEKKKQSVRMDNWLRPSIVVKVVTKRLGEKYHKKKAVIMEVRDKYAAVVKLIDSGDKLKLDQAHVETVIPAPGKRVLILNGSYRDTEAVLEGIDEKKFCATLTLDSGHQKGKTVEVAYEDFSKLA; via the exons ATGGGTAAAGCGGATTTTCTGTCCCCGAAGGCGATAGGGAACCGGATCAAGTCCAAAGGTCTCCAGAAGCTGCGCTGGTACTGTCAGATGTGCCAGAAACAGTGTCGAGACGAG AATGGATTCAAGTGTCACTGCCTGTCCGAGTCCCACCAGCGGCAGCTGCTGCTCGCCTCCGAGGATCCCAACAAGTTCATGGACTTCTTCTCCGA cGAGTTCAAGAAAGGCTTCCTGGAGCTGCTCAGCAGGAGGTTCG GAACCAAGCGAGTGCAAAACAACATCGTGTACAACGAGTACATCAGCGACCGGGAGCATGTGCACATGAACTCCACGCAGTGGGAGACGCTCACCGACTTCACCAAGTGGATCGGCAGAGAAG GCTTCTGTAAAGTGGACGAGACGCCCAAAGGCTGGTACGTGCAGTACATCGACCGCGACCCGGAGACCATCCGGCGCCAGGAGGAGCAGGcgaggaagaagaagcaggagctgGACGACGAGGAGCGCAGCGCCAGGTTCATCGAGGAGCAGGTCCGCAGGGGCCTCGGCGACAAGGAGCCGGAG GAAAATCCAGTTTTCACAGACCTGAAACGAGAGAGTGAAGAAGAGAAAG ttgCTTTCAACCTCGGAGCCTCGTCCTCTGTAGCTGGTCCTTCAAAATCAAAATCCAG ttcTGTCTTCGGGGCCACTGCAAAGAAATCTGCAGTGTCGTCCTCGACCAAGAGGAAAGACGTGCCGTCCAGTTCCGACACCAGatcggagaagaagaagaagaagtcggCTCTGGAGGAGatcatggag atggaggagaagaagaagcagtcGGTCCGGATGGATAATTGGCTGCGGCCGAGCATCGTGGTCAAAGTCGTCACCAAGAGGCTCGGAGAGAAGTACCACAAGAAGAAGGCCGTCATCATG GAGGTGCGAGACAAATACGCAGCCGTGGTTAAACTGATCGACTCCGGGGACAAGCTGAAGCTGGACCAGGCGCACGTGGAGACGGTGATCCCGGCACCAG GTAAACGGGTTCTGATCCTGAACGGTTCGTACAGAGACACCGAGGCTGTGCTGGAGGGCATCGACGAGAAGAAGTTCTGCGCCACGCTCACGCTCGACTCG ggtcACCAGAAGGGAAAGACCGTGGAAGTCGCTTACGAGGATTTCTCCAAACTGGCCTGA